One window of the Amycolatopsis mediterranei genome contains the following:
- a CDS encoding fibronectin type III domain-containing protein, whose amino-acid sequence MTARRLRWAAWPVIAVLAAAVPAAGTAGAATTPTATVTVNARAGLATVPDTGIGINHAVWDSQLGTGQVADLYGAAGVRTMRYPGGSYGDIYHWKDNTAPGGYVAPNTDFDTFMGGVRRAGAQPIIIANYGTGTPEEAADWVRYANVTKGYGVKYWEIGNELYGNGHYGANWEADNHADKSPTAYANGVVAYADAMKAADPGVKIGAVLTTPANWPDGIVGSGDTATWNQTVLSIAGPHIDFVILHWYPSGSTAAEALTKPEQITDMIYLAREQITRYAGANSGRIGISMTETNTPVGMDTQPGALFAADTYSSLLENGVFTVDWWDTHNGGTKLSTVAGYPDYGDSGLLSSATCLEDGSCEPALNTPFAPYYGLKMLSTFARPGDQYVRAAADDPLVGAHAVRRPNGDLAVLLLNKDPDQARTVTLDYAGYTPAAAVPQVFTFTNGSTSISSAAAGTSSSQTLPPYSLTTVMLHPAAAAAGGPGTPGQPTGTATDRTAAISWPAAAPGAHPIAKYEVYRQVGTTSEQWGESTGTSLDVGNLVPGSRYTVNVLARDTAGNLSAASPPLTFTTGAPAASSCTVRMTDANDWASGFVGGIHVTATGVVGTGP is encoded by the coding sequence ATGACAGCTCGACGTCTGCGCTGGGCAGCGTGGCCGGTGATCGCCGTGCTCGCCGCGGCGGTGCCGGCAGCCGGTACCGCCGGGGCGGCGACCACGCCCACGGCGACCGTCACCGTCAACGCCCGAGCCGGGCTGGCCACCGTGCCGGACACCGGGATCGGCATCAACCACGCGGTCTGGGACAGCCAGCTGGGGACCGGTCAGGTGGCCGACCTGTACGGGGCGGCCGGTGTCCGCACGATGCGCTACCCCGGTGGTTCCTACGGCGACATCTACCACTGGAAGGACAACACCGCGCCGGGCGGGTACGTGGCGCCGAACACCGATTTCGACACCTTCATGGGCGGGGTGCGCCGGGCCGGTGCGCAGCCGATCATCATCGCCAACTACGGCACCGGCACGCCGGAGGAAGCCGCGGACTGGGTGCGGTACGCCAACGTGACCAAGGGTTACGGCGTCAAGTACTGGGAAATCGGCAACGAGCTCTACGGGAACGGGCACTACGGGGCGAACTGGGAAGCCGACAACCACGCGGACAAGAGCCCCACCGCCTACGCCAACGGGGTGGTCGCCTACGCCGACGCGATGAAGGCCGCCGACCCGGGCGTCAAGATCGGCGCCGTGCTGACGACCCCGGCGAACTGGCCGGACGGCATCGTCGGTTCCGGGGACACCGCCACCTGGAACCAGACCGTGCTGTCGATCGCGGGCCCGCACATCGACTTCGTCATCCTGCACTGGTACCCCAGCGGCTCGACGGCGGCGGAAGCCCTCACCAAGCCGGAGCAGATCACCGACATGATCTACCTGGCGCGCGAGCAGATCACGCGGTACGCGGGCGCGAACTCCGGCCGGATCGGCATCTCGATGACCGAAACGAACACCCCGGTCGGCATGGACACCCAGCCCGGCGCCCTGTTCGCCGCCGACACCTACAGCTCGCTGCTGGAGAACGGCGTGTTCACCGTCGACTGGTGGGACACGCACAACGGCGGGACGAAACTGTCCACTGTGGCCGGTTATCCGGACTACGGCGACTCCGGCCTGCTCTCCAGCGCGACCTGTCTCGAGGACGGCTCCTGCGAGCCCGCGCTCAACACGCCGTTCGCGCCCTACTACGGCTTGAAGATGCTGAGCACCTTCGCGCGCCCGGGTGACCAGTACGTCCGGGCCGCCGCGGACGACCCGCTCGTCGGCGCGCACGCCGTCCGGCGGCCGAACGGCGACCTCGCCGTGCTGCTGCTCAACAAGGACCCCGACCAGGCCAGGACGGTGACGCTGGACTACGCGGGCTACACGCCGGCCGCGGCCGTGCCGCAGGTGTTCACCTTCACCAACGGTTCCACGTCGATCTCGAGCGCGGCCGCCGGCACGAGCAGTTCCCAGACGCTGCCGCCGTATTCGCTCACCACGGTGATGCTGCACCCCGCGGCCGCCGCGGCCGGCGGCCCCGGGACGCCCGGGCAGCCGACCGGGACGGCGACCGACCGGACCGCGGCGATCAGCTGGCCCGCGGCCGCGCCCGGCGCCCACCCGATCGCGAAGTACGAGGTCTACCGGCAGGTCGGCACCACCAGTGAACAGTGGGGCGAGTCGACCGGGACGTCACTCGACGTCGGGAACCTCGTGCCGGGCAGCCGGTACACGGTCAACGTGCTGGCGCGCGACACGGCCGGCAACCTGTCCGCGGCCTCCCCGCCGTTGACGTTCACGACCGGTGCGCCGGCGGCGAGCAGCTGCACGGTCCGGATGACCGACGCCAACGACTGGGCGAGCGGCTTCGTCGGCGGAATCCACGTCACCGCCACCGGTGTGGTGGGGACTGGACCCTGA
- a CDS encoding error-prone DNA polymerase gives MAFNNPRVPWSEVERIASGRPPVPGDGNDAPAWSRKREGYAGAPLDLRNRRGRDDGGDRIRAPYAELHVHSNFSFLDGASHPETLVEEAARLELDALVLTDHDGMYGAVRFNDAARELGVRVGFGAELSLGLPAPQAGAPDPAGSHLLVIARQQTGYHRLCRVISRAQLAGGEKGRPVYDFDELAEELAGHVVVLTGCRKGAVRRALAERGPAAARAELARLVDRFGRSHVAVELIDHRLPRDDAANDLLAALAKDLRLPTVVSGNVHYARPEDAVVADAVAAVRARRSAEDLEGWRPPSGQAFLRSGMEQRRRFERRYPGAVGRAAVLGVEVAFDLNLVAPDLPPFPVPAGHDEMSFLIELTRQGAAKRYGPRDEHPKAYAQLDHELAVIEKLGFPGYFLVVWDIVRFCREAGILCQGRGSAANSAVCYALEICHADPVKWNLLFERFLAPERDGPPDIDVDIESGRREEAIQYVYEKHGRFHAAQVANVITYRAPSAIRDAAKALGHSPGQQDAYGKLVDRWGGVAATKQQATGAIPDDVLDLAARIEDFPRHLGIHSGGMVLSKQPVSEVVPVEWATMKDRSVLQWDKDDCAAVGLVKFDLLGLGMLSALHHMIDLVAEHHGSTVDIGKLDLADPAVYDMLCAADAVGVFQVESRAQLATLPRLRPRKFYDLVVEVALIRPGPIQGGSVHPYIRRRRGDEEWEHAHPLLAASLDRTLGVPLFQEQVMQMAVDVASFTAAEADQLRRAMGAKRSSAKMRALMARFFAGCAANGLDRELATRIFEQIHAFSGYGFPEAHSMSFALLVYASAWFKRYYPAAFCAGLLRAQPMGFYSPQSLVADARRHGVHIREPDINASLAGATLEEDAGSTGGVALRLGLAAVRHLGDDVADLIVAERDAHGPYTDIGDLTSRVPLKKNVAEALATAGAFSSFGGDRRQDLWAAGAAAATRPGHLPGLAPGLDAPALPGMTRLEVTAADLWATGVSPDGHPVEYLRELLDRRGAITVAELMRTEDGTRVWVGGAVTHRQRPATAGGITFLNLEDETGMANVLVSPGLWQRQRLVARTSAALLVRGQVQAAEGVVTLVADRIENLDLSVRTGPSRDFR, from the coding sequence TTGGCGTTCAACAATCCGCGCGTGCCGTGGTCCGAAGTGGAGCGGATCGCCTCCGGGCGGCCGCCCGTTCCCGGGGACGGCAACGACGCCCCGGCGTGGTCGCGCAAGCGCGAAGGGTATGCCGGTGCGCCGCTCGATCTGCGGAACCGGCGCGGGCGGGACGACGGCGGCGACCGGATCCGGGCGCCCTACGCCGAGCTGCACGTCCACTCCAACTTCAGTTTCCTCGACGGCGCTTCGCACCCCGAGACCCTCGTCGAGGAGGCCGCCCGGCTCGAGCTCGATGCGCTCGTCCTCACCGACCACGACGGCATGTACGGTGCCGTGCGGTTCAACGACGCCGCCCGGGAGCTGGGGGTGCGGGTCGGGTTCGGGGCGGAACTGTCCCTCGGGCTGCCCGCGCCGCAGGCCGGGGCGCCCGATCCGGCCGGGTCGCACCTGCTCGTGATCGCCCGGCAGCAGACCGGCTACCACCGGCTGTGCCGCGTCATCTCCCGCGCCCAGCTCGCCGGCGGGGAGAAGGGGCGCCCGGTCTACGACTTCGACGAGCTGGCCGAGGAGCTCGCCGGACACGTCGTCGTGCTCACCGGCTGCCGCAAGGGCGCCGTCCGCCGGGCACTGGCCGAACGCGGCCCGGCCGCCGCGCGCGCCGAACTGGCGCGGCTCGTGGACCGGTTCGGGCGGTCGCACGTCGCCGTCGAGCTGATCGACCACCGGCTGCCGCGGGACGACGCCGCCAACGACCTCCTCGCCGCGCTGGCCAAGGACCTCCGGCTGCCGACGGTCGTGTCCGGCAACGTGCACTACGCCCGTCCCGAAGACGCCGTCGTGGCGGACGCGGTGGCCGCGGTCCGGGCGCGGCGGTCGGCCGAGGACCTCGAAGGGTGGCGGCCGCCGTCGGGGCAGGCGTTCCTGCGGTCCGGGATGGAGCAGCGGCGCCGCTTCGAGCGCCGGTACCCGGGCGCGGTCGGCCGGGCCGCCGTCCTGGGCGTCGAAGTGGCGTTCGACCTCAACCTCGTCGCGCCGGACCTGCCGCCGTTCCCCGTCCCGGCCGGGCACGACGAGATGTCGTTCCTGATCGAGCTGACCCGGCAGGGCGCGGCGAAGCGCTACGGGCCGCGGGACGAGCACCCGAAGGCCTACGCCCAGCTCGACCACGAACTCGCCGTCATCGAAAAGCTCGGTTTCCCCGGCTACTTCCTGGTCGTCTGGGACATCGTCCGGTTCTGCCGGGAAGCCGGCATCCTGTGCCAGGGCCGCGGATCCGCGGCGAACTCCGCGGTCTGCTACGCGCTGGAGATCTGCCACGCCGATCCGGTCAAGTGGAACCTGCTGTTCGAGCGGTTCCTCGCGCCGGAGCGGGACGGGCCGCCGGACATCGACGTCGACATCGAGTCCGGCCGCCGCGAGGAAGCCATCCAGTACGTCTACGAAAAGCACGGCCGGTTCCACGCCGCGCAGGTCGCCAACGTCATCACCTACCGCGCGCCCTCAGCGATCCGCGACGCCGCGAAGGCACTCGGCCACAGCCCCGGGCAGCAGGACGCCTACGGCAAGCTCGTCGATCGCTGGGGCGGGGTCGCCGCCACGAAGCAGCAGGCGACGGGGGCGATCCCGGACGACGTCCTCGACCTCGCGGCGCGGATCGAGGACTTCCCGCGCCACCTCGGCATCCACTCCGGCGGCATGGTGCTTTCGAAGCAGCCGGTGTCCGAAGTGGTCCCGGTCGAGTGGGCGACCATGAAGGACCGCAGCGTCCTGCAGTGGGACAAGGACGACTGCGCCGCCGTCGGGCTGGTCAAGTTCGACCTGCTCGGCCTCGGCATGCTTTCGGCGCTGCACCACATGATCGACCTCGTCGCCGAACACCATGGATCCACTGTGGACATCGGCAAGCTCGACCTCGCCGACCCGGCGGTGTACGACATGCTCTGCGCGGCGGACGCGGTCGGCGTGTTCCAGGTGGAATCTCGCGCCCAGCTGGCCACCCTGCCGCGGTTGCGGCCGCGGAAGTTCTACGACCTCGTCGTCGAAGTAGCGCTCATCCGGCCCGGCCCGATCCAGGGCGGCTCGGTGCACCCCTACATCCGCCGTCGCCGCGGTGACGAAGAATGGGAACACGCGCACCCGCTGCTGGCCGCGTCCCTGGACCGCACCCTCGGGGTGCCGCTGTTCCAGGAGCAGGTGATGCAGATGGCGGTCGACGTCGCCTCGTTCACCGCCGCCGAGGCCGACCAGCTGCGGCGGGCGATGGGCGCGAAGCGGTCGAGCGCGAAGATGCGAGCCTTGATGGCGCGGTTCTTCGCCGGCTGCGCCGCGAACGGCCTCGACCGGGAACTGGCGACCCGGATCTTCGAGCAGATCCACGCCTTCTCCGGGTACGGCTTCCCCGAAGCGCACTCGATGTCCTTCGCGCTGCTGGTGTACGCGTCCGCGTGGTTCAAGCGCTACTACCCGGCCGCGTTCTGCGCCGGGCTGCTGCGCGCCCAGCCGATGGGCTTCTACAGCCCGCAGTCCCTGGTCGCCGACGCCCGCCGCCACGGCGTGCACATCCGCGAGCCCGACATCAACGCGAGCCTCGCCGGCGCCACCCTCGAGGAGGACGCCGGGAGCACCGGCGGCGTCGCGCTCCGGCTCGGCCTCGCCGCGGTCCGCCACCTCGGCGACGACGTGGCCGATCTCATCGTCGCCGAACGGGACGCGCACGGTCCGTACACGGACATCGGCGACCTGACGAGCCGCGTGCCGTTGAAGAAGAACGTCGCCGAGGCACTGGCCACGGCCGGGGCGTTCAGTAGCTTCGGCGGCGACCGGCGGCAGGACCTCTGGGCCGCCGGCGCGGCCGCGGCGACCCGGCCCGGGCACCTGCCCGGCCTCGCCCCGGGCCTCGACGCGCCCGCGTTGCCGGGGATGACGCGCCTGGAGGTGACGGCGGCGGACCTGTGGGCCACCGGCGTCTCCCCGGACGGCCACCCGGTGGAGTACCTGCGCGAACTCCTCGACCGGCGCGGCGCGATCACCGTCGCGGAGCTCATGCGGACGGAGGACGGAACGCGGGTGTGGGTCGGCGGCGCGGTCACCCACCGCCAGCGCCCCGCGACGGCCGGCGGGATCACCTTCCTCAACCTCGAAGACGAGACCGGCATGGCCAACGTCCTCGTCTCACCCGGCCTCTGGCAGCGGCAGCGGCTCGTCGCCCGCACGAGCGCCGCCTTGCTCGTGCGCGGGCAGGTGCAGGCCGCCGAAGGCGTCGTCACGCTCGTCGCCGACCGCATCGAAAACCTCGATCTTTCGGTGCGAACCGGCCCCTCGCGCGACTTCCGTTGA
- a CDS encoding RNA polymerase sigma factor, translated as MTGWQAVRRLVPEVLGVLVRRYGRFDACEDAVQEALVAAAAQWPVEGWPENPRAWLVTVASRRLADQVRSDVARRRREEADALRTLPAGGEVEAGDDTLTLLFLCCHPALTPSSQVALTLRAVGGLSTAEIARAFLVPEATMAQRISRAKHRIKAAGAGFELPPAAEQAARLGVVLHVVYLVFNEGYTATSGTQLVRAELTAEAIRLARELHRLVPGDGEVAGLLALLLLTDARRPARTAPDGSLVPLSEQDRTLWDTEAIAEGVALVTGALSRGPIGPYQLQAAIAAVHDEAPTAGATDWPQILALYTVLERVAPNPAVTLNRAVAVAEVHGPAAGLALLDALSADERLSASHHLLSVRAHLQEMAGDHEAARAGYRAAARRTTSEPERRHLLTRAARLG; from the coding sequence GTGACCGGCTGGCAGGCCGTCCGGCGGCTGGTCCCGGAGGTGCTCGGCGTGCTGGTGCGCCGCTACGGCCGGTTCGACGCCTGCGAGGACGCCGTCCAGGAAGCGCTGGTGGCGGCCGCGGCCCAATGGCCGGTGGAGGGGTGGCCGGAGAACCCGCGGGCCTGGTTGGTGACGGTGGCGTCGCGCCGCCTCGCCGACCAGGTGCGCAGCGACGTCGCCCGCCGACGGCGGGAGGAGGCGGATGCCCTCCGCACTCTTCCCGCCGGTGGCGAAGTGGAAGCCGGGGACGACACCCTCACGCTGCTGTTCCTGTGCTGCCACCCGGCGTTGACGCCGTCGTCGCAGGTCGCGCTGACGCTGCGGGCCGTCGGCGGCCTGTCGACCGCCGAGATCGCCCGGGCCTTCCTCGTGCCCGAGGCGACCATGGCCCAGCGCATCAGCCGGGCCAAGCACCGCATCAAGGCGGCCGGAGCCGGCTTCGAGCTGCCGCCGGCCGCCGAGCAGGCGGCTCGGCTCGGCGTCGTGCTCCACGTGGTCTACCTCGTCTTCAACGAGGGCTACACGGCCACGTCGGGGACGCAGCTGGTGCGGGCCGAGCTGACGGCCGAGGCCATCCGGCTGGCCCGCGAGCTGCACCGGCTGGTCCCGGGCGACGGCGAGGTGGCCGGGCTGCTGGCCCTGCTGCTGCTGACCGACGCCCGCCGCCCGGCCCGCACCGCCCCGGACGGGTCGCTGGTGCCGCTGAGCGAGCAGGACCGGACGCTCTGGGACACCGAAGCCATCGCCGAGGGCGTGGCCCTGGTGACCGGTGCCCTGTCGAGGGGCCCGATCGGCCCGTACCAGCTCCAGGCCGCCATCGCCGCCGTCCACGACGAGGCACCCACCGCCGGAGCCACCGACTGGCCGCAGATCCTGGCCCTCTACACGGTTCTGGAGCGCGTGGCGCCCAATCCGGCGGTGACGCTCAACCGGGCGGTGGCGGTGGCCGAGGTGCACGGACCCGCGGCCGGGCTGGCCCTGCTCGACGCCCTCTCCGCCGACGAGCGCCTCTCCGCCTCCCACCACCTTCTGTCCGTGCGGGCCCACCTGCAGGAAATGGCGGGCGACCACGAGGCGGCGCGCGCCGGCTACCGGGCGGCGGCCCGGCGCACCACCAGCGAACCCGAGCGGCGCCACCTGCTGACCCGGGCCGCGCGGCTGGGGTGA
- a CDS encoding YciI family protein yields the protein MKYMLLIYGNEEAFNSIGAEALAELIRETDALNQELFESGELVGAYGVADEVNTKMVRVTGGTPVVTDGPYAEAKEFLGSFMIVDCDGLDRALEIAARAPSARHWGVEVRPLMHEANVGP from the coding sequence ATGAAGTACATGCTGCTGATCTACGGCAACGAGGAAGCCTTCAACTCGATCGGCGCGGAGGCCCTCGCCGAGCTCATCCGCGAGACCGACGCGCTCAACCAGGAGCTGTTCGAGTCGGGCGAGCTGGTCGGCGCCTACGGCGTCGCCGACGAGGTGAACACCAAGATGGTCCGGGTCACCGGCGGGACGCCGGTGGTCACGGACGGTCCCTACGCCGAGGCCAAGGAGTTCCTGGGCAGCTTCATGATCGTCGACTGCGACGGCCTGGACCGGGCCTTGGAGATCGCGGCCCGTGCCCCCTCGGCGCGCCACTGGGGGGTCGAGGTCCGGCCGCTGATGCACGAGGCGAACGTCGGGCCGTGA
- a CDS encoding dihydrofolate reductase family protein — MTKVTAQMSVSLDGFYTGPRDTEDPQDMRGWMRGPEAPGFFRVTRWVVDAMAWRERQGFGGGEQSIDSEIIAETFAAAGAYVMGRRMFDAGEVPWGDEPPFRAPVFVVTHRPREVLERQGGTSFTFVTEGPERAVELARAAAGGKDVAVAGGGELLRQVLAAGLLDQLELHIAPVLLGEGQRLFGPGLGLGADDGIELVPARVVDTPGVTHLRYTVTGRSKLVLDDRGASGDLVGPAKTGQ, encoded by the coding sequence ATGACCAAGGTGACCGCCCAGATGTCGGTGTCCCTCGACGGCTTCTACACCGGGCCGCGCGACACCGAAGACCCCCAGGACATGCGTGGCTGGATGCGCGGGCCCGAGGCGCCCGGCTTCTTCCGGGTCACCCGCTGGGTCGTCGACGCCATGGCGTGGCGCGAGCGGCAGGGCTTCGGCGGGGGCGAGCAGTCGATCGACTCGGAGATCATCGCGGAGACGTTCGCCGCGGCCGGGGCCTACGTCATGGGGCGGCGCATGTTCGACGCCGGCGAGGTCCCCTGGGGCGACGAACCGCCGTTCCGCGCCCCGGTGTTCGTCGTCACCCACCGGCCCCGGGAGGTCCTCGAACGCCAGGGTGGCACCTCCTTCACCTTCGTCACCGAAGGACCCGAGCGGGCCGTCGAACTGGCCCGCGCCGCCGCCGGCGGCAAGGACGTGGCGGTGGCCGGTGGCGGGGAGCTCCTGCGCCAGGTGCTGGCCGCCGGGCTGCTCGACCAGCTCGAGCTGCACATCGCGCCGGTGCTGCTGGGCGAGGGCCAGCGCCTGTTCGGCCCCGGGCTCGGCCTCGGCGCGGACGACGGCATCGAGCTGGTCCCGGCCCGGGTCGTCGACACGCCCGGCGTCACCCACCTCCGCTATACCGTCACCGGGCGGTCGAAACTGGTGCTGGACGATCGCGGCGCGAGCGGCGACCTGGTCGGACCGGCCAAGACCGGGCAGTGA
- a CDS encoding Orn/Lys/Arg decarboxylase N-terminal domain-containing protein encodes MAGSTVLLALTGIPPGSVPDAQLARICEHLAEGGHDVVRAGTDEDALALVQSRADLTAALVSWDLGESDAAAEAVLKALVGRFTRLPVFLVTTSTSVDDLPLWVSEVICGYVWLLEDTPGFIAGRIGVAARRYREEILPPFFRELRRFDDTHEYSWHTPAHAGGVAFLKSPVGRALFDYYGERLFRTDLSISVAELGSLFEHTGPIGDAERNAARIFGADLTYFVLHGDSTGDRIALHASIATDELVLVDRNCHKAIYHGLTLTGGRPVYLVPTRNGYGLMGPIPPAALTSEAVADLVPSSPLAAEAAAPDPVYAVVTNSTYDGLCYDAVRVAELLGASVPRLHLDEAWFAYARFHPLYARRYGMAVGSGAVPDAVRPTVFSTQSTHKLLAAMSQSAMLHVKNSPRSPVEHRQFNETFMMHATTSPLYPMIAGLDVAAGMMDGPGGRWLVDEAVTEAIRFRQAVARIGRRIAAAGDRPAWFFGTWQPDEVGDPATGQRYPFADAPLDLLRTEPACWSLEPGAAWHGFPGLEDGYCLLDPVKVSVTCPGTDAAGTVAEQGIPARILTAYLETRRIVVEKTDAYTCLILFSMGITKGKWGTLVDGLLDFKALYDTGARLADVLPALVAAHPAGYAELTLRDLCDRMHAHLRKSDLIPLLDAAFTHPPRPELTPAQTYQRLLRGGTEPVRLAELAHRTVATQVVTTPPGIPVLMPGENAGGHEEPTLRYLRALEDFDRHFPGFPSETHGVARGTDGDYWITCLRDR; translated from the coding sequence GTGGCCGGTTCGACGGTTCTGCTGGCGTTGACCGGAATTCCGCCGGGGTCGGTGCCCGATGCCCAGCTGGCGCGGATCTGCGAGCACCTCGCCGAAGGCGGCCACGACGTCGTGCGCGCGGGCACCGACGAGGACGCGCTGGCCCTCGTGCAGAGCCGGGCCGATCTCACCGCCGCCCTCGTCAGCTGGGACCTGGGGGAAAGCGACGCGGCCGCCGAAGCCGTGCTGAAAGCGCTGGTCGGCCGGTTCACCCGGCTGCCGGTGTTCCTGGTGACCACCTCGACGTCGGTGGACGACCTGCCGCTGTGGGTGTCCGAAGTGATCTGCGGGTACGTGTGGCTGCTCGAAGACACGCCGGGGTTCATCGCCGGCCGGATCGGCGTGGCCGCGCGCCGGTACCGGGAAGAAATACTGCCGCCGTTCTTCCGGGAACTCCGCCGGTTCGACGACACCCACGAATACTCCTGGCACACGCCGGCCCACGCCGGCGGTGTCGCTTTCCTGAAATCGCCGGTCGGGCGGGCGCTGTTCGACTACTACGGCGAACGGCTGTTCCGCACCGACCTCTCGATTTCCGTGGCGGAGCTGGGTTCGCTGTTCGAGCACACCGGGCCGATCGGTGACGCCGAGCGCAACGCCGCCCGGATCTTCGGCGCGGATCTGACCTACTTCGTGCTGCACGGCGATTCCACCGGCGACCGCATCGCCCTGCACGCCAGCATCGCCACCGACGAGCTGGTGCTCGTCGACCGCAACTGCCACAAGGCGATCTACCACGGGCTGACGCTGACCGGCGGCCGCCCGGTCTACCTCGTGCCCACCCGCAACGGCTACGGGCTGATGGGCCCGATCCCGCCCGCCGCGCTGACCAGCGAAGCCGTCGCCGACCTCGTGCCGAGCAGCCCGCTCGCCGCCGAAGCCGCCGCACCGGACCCGGTGTACGCGGTCGTCACCAACTCGACCTACGACGGCCTGTGCTACGACGCCGTCCGCGTCGCCGAGCTGCTCGGGGCGAGCGTGCCGCGGCTGCACCTGGACGAGGCGTGGTTCGCCTACGCCCGGTTCCACCCGCTCTACGCCCGCCGCTACGGGATGGCCGTCGGCTCCGGCGCGGTGCCCGACGCCGTCCGGCCCACCGTGTTCAGCACCCAGTCCACCCACAAGCTGCTCGCCGCGATGTCGCAGAGCGCGATGCTGCACGTCAAGAACTCGCCCCGGTCGCCGGTCGAGCACCGGCAGTTCAACGAGACGTTCATGATGCACGCGACCACGTCCCCGCTGTACCCGATGATCGCCGGGCTCGACGTCGCCGCCGGCATGATGGACGGCCCGGGCGGCCGGTGGCTGGTCGACGAGGCCGTCACCGAAGCCATCCGGTTCCGGCAGGCGGTGGCCCGCATCGGCCGCCGGATCGCCGCCGCCGGCGACCGGCCCGCCTGGTTCTTCGGCACGTGGCAGCCGGACGAGGTCGGGGACCCGGCGACCGGGCAGCGGTACCCGTTCGCGGACGCCCCGCTGGACCTGCTGCGCACCGAGCCCGCCTGCTGGAGCCTCGAACCGGGGGCGGCCTGGCACGGCTTCCCCGGCCTGGAGGACGGGTACTGCCTGCTCGACCCGGTCAAGGTCAGCGTCACCTGCCCGGGCACCGACGCCGCGGGCACCGTGGCGGAGCAGGGCATCCCGGCGCGGATCCTCACCGCCTACCTCGAGACCCGGCGCATCGTCGTCGAGAAGACCGACGCCTACACCTGCCTGATCCTCTTCTCGATGGGCATCACCAAGGGCAAGTGGGGCACGCTCGTCGACGGCCTCCTCGACTTCAAGGCGCTCTACGACACCGGCGCGCGCCTCGCCGACGTCCTGCCCGCCCTGGTCGCGGCGCACCCCGCCGGCTACGCCGAGCTGACCCTGCGTGACCTGTGCGACCGGATGCACGCCCACCTGCGCAAGAGCGATCTCATCCCGCTGCTCGACGCGGCGTTCACCCACCCGCCGCGCCCGGAGCTCACCCCGGCGCAGACCTACCAGCGGCTGCTGCGCGGCGGCACCGAGCCGGTCCGCCTCGCCGAGCTCGCCCACCGGACGGTCGCCACCCAGGTCGTCACCACCCCGCCGGGCATCCCCGTCCTCATGCCGGGCGAGAACGCCGGCGGCCACGAGGAGCCCACGCTGCGGTACCTGCGGGCGCTGGAGGACTTCGACCGGCACTTCCCGGGCTTCCCGAGCGAAACCCACGGTGTCGCGAGGGGCACCGACGGCGACTACTGGATCACCTGTCTGCGCGACCGGTGA